A DNA window from Thioalkalivibrio sp. XN279 contains the following coding sequences:
- the tuf gene encoding elongation factor Tu, producing the protein SKAKFERTKPHVNVGTIGHVDHGKTTLTAALTKVMAEKFGGEVSAYDQIDKAPEEKARGITIATAHVEYQSAARHYAHVDCPGHADYIKNMITGAAQMDGAILVVSAADGPMPQTREHILLARQVGVPYIVVYLNKADMVDDAELLELVELEVRDLLSTYEFPGDDTPIITGSALKAFDGDTSEIGVPSIEKLVAAMDDYIPEPERAVDGAFLMPIEDVFSISGRGTVVTGRIERGIVKVGDEVSIVGIRDTTKTTVTGVEMFRKLLDQGQAGDNVGVLLRGTKRDDVERGQVLAKPNSITPHTKFQAEVYILTKEEGGRHTPFFKGYRPQFYFRTTDVTGMVELPEGVEMVMPGDNVQMQVELIAPIAMEEGLRFAIREGGRTVGAGVVAKIYE; encoded by the coding sequence TGTCCAAGGCGAAATTCGAACGTACGAAGCCGCATGTGAATGTGGGGACGATTGGTCATGTTGATCATGGCAAGACGACCTTGACGGCGGCGTTGACGAAGGTGATGGCGGAGAAGTTTGGTGGTGAGGTGAGTGCTTACGACCAGATTGACAAGGCGCCGGAGGAGAAGGCGCGCGGCATCACGATTGCGACGGCGCACGTGGAGTATCAGTCGGCGGCGCGTCATTACGCGCACGTGGACTGTCCTGGGCATGCGGACTACATCAAGAACATGATCACGGGTGCGGCGCAGATGGACGGCGCGATCCTGGTGGTGTCGGCGGCGGATGGTCCGATGCCGCAGACGCGCGAGCATATTTTGCTGGCGCGGCAGGTGGGTGTGCCTTACATCGTGGTGTACCTGAACAAGGCGGACATGGTGGACGATGCTGAGCTTCTGGAGCTGGTTGAGCTCGAGGTTCGGGATCTTTTGAGCACGTACGAGTTCCCTGGCGATGACACGCCGATCATTACTGGTTCGGCGCTGAAGGCGTTTGACGGTGACACGAGCGAGATCGGGGTGCCCTCGATCGAGAAGCTGGTGGCGGCGATGGACGATTACATTCCGGAGCCGGAGCGTGCTGTGGATGGTGCCTTCCTGATGCCGATCGAGGACGTGTTCTCGATTTCGGGTCGTGGCACGGTGGTGACGGGGCGCATTGAGCGCGGCATCGTGAAGGTGGGTGACGAGGTGTCGATTGTAGGCATCCGTGACACCACGAAGACGACGGTGACGGGTGTGGAGATGTTCCGCAAGCTGCTGGACCAGGGCCAGGCGGGTGACAACGTGGGTGTGCTGCTGCGCGGCACGAAGCGTGATGACGTGGAGCGTGGCCAGGTGCTGGCGAAGCCGAACTCGATCACGCCGCACACCAAGTTCCAGGCCGAGGTTTACATCCTGACGAAGGAAGAGGGTGGACGTCATACGCCGTTCTTCAAGGGATACCGGCCGCAGTTTTATTTCCGCACCACGGACGTGACCGGGATGGTCGAGCTGCCGGAGGGTGTGGAGATGGTGATGCCTGGCGACAACGTGCAGATGCAGGTGGAGCTGATTGCGCCGATCGCGATGGAAGAAGGCTTGCGCTTCGCCATCCGCGAGGGCGGCCGCACCGTCGGCGCCGGCGTCGTGGCGAAGATTTACGAATAA
- the secE gene encoding preprotein translocase subunit SecE — translation MNAKSDTSSLSSPLDKVKIFLAIAILVAGVAGYYIYETAPTVLRVAGVVFSLAVAIAVFMTSDVGRELWRFIQGSRIELRKVVWPNRQETVQTTLVIIFFVIIMGIFFWLLDMFLMWATRLLTGQGG, via the coding sequence ATGAACGCAAAGTCCGACACAAGCAGCCTTTCCAGCCCGCTGGACAAGGTGAAAATATTCCTCGCCATCGCGATCCTGGTGGCCGGGGTGGCCGGCTATTACATCTACGAGACGGCCCCGACCGTGCTGCGCGTGGCCGGGGTGGTGTTCTCGCTGGCCGTGGCCATCGCGGTGTTCATGACCAGCGACGTGGGGCGCGAACTGTGGCGCTTCATCCAGGGCTCGCGGATCGAGCTGCGCAAGGTCGTCTGGCCCAACCGCCAGGAGACCGTGCAGACCACCCTGGTGATCATCTTCTTCGTCATCATCATGGGCATCTTTTTCTGGCTGCTCGACATGTTCCTGATGTGGGCGACGCGCCTGCTGACCGGGCAGGGAGGCTGA
- the nusG gene encoding transcription termination/antitermination protein NusG — MALRWYVVHAYSNFEHKVKESLLERIKRYGLEHKFGQILVPTEEVVEIREGHKRKSERKFFPGYVLVQMELDDETWHLVKEVPKVLGFIGGSSDRPAPISDREAEAILQRVQEGAEKPRPKVLFEPGEVVRVTDGPFNDFNGVVEEVNYDKSKLRVAVQILGRATPVELDFSQVEKA, encoded by the coding sequence GTGGCCCTGCGCTGGTACGTCGTGCACGCCTATTCGAACTTCGAGCACAAGGTGAAGGAGTCGCTCCTGGAGCGCATCAAGCGCTATGGCCTGGAGCACAAGTTCGGCCAGATCCTGGTCCCGACCGAGGAAGTGGTGGAGATCCGCGAGGGCCACAAGCGCAAGAGCGAGCGCAAGTTCTTCCCGGGCTACGTGCTGGTGCAGATGGAGCTCGACGACGAGACCTGGCACCTGGTGAAGGAAGTGCCGAAGGTGCTGGGCTTCATCGGCGGTTCCAGTGACCGGCCGGCGCCGATCAGCGATCGCGAGGCCGAGGCCATCCTGCAGCGGGTGCAGGAAGGCGCCGAGAAGCCGCGGCCGAAGGTCCTGTTCGAGCCGGGCGAAGTGGTGCGCGTCACCGACGGGCCCTTCAACGACTTCAACGGGGTCGTGGAAGAGGTCAACTACGACAAGAGCAAGCTGCGCGTCGCCGTGCAGATCCTCGGCCGGGCGACCCCGGTCGAGCTGGATTTCAGCCAGGTCGAGAAGGCCTGA
- the rplK gene encoding 50S ribosomal protein L11, which yields MAKKVTGYIKLQIPAGQANPSPPVGPALGQHGVNIMEFCKAFNAHTQGIEQGLPTPVVITVYSDRSFTFVTKTPPAAVLLMKALGLKKGSGEPNTKKVGTVTRAQLEDIAKIKMPDLNAADLDAAVRIIAGSARSMGLNVEGL from the coding sequence ATGGCAAAGAAAGTCACCGGATACATCAAGCTGCAGATTCCTGCAGGCCAGGCGAACCCGAGTCCTCCCGTGGGCCCCGCGCTGGGCCAGCACGGCGTGAACATCATGGAGTTCTGCAAGGCCTTCAACGCCCACACCCAGGGCATCGAGCAGGGCCTGCCGACCCCCGTCGTGATCACGGTCTACAGCGACCGCAGCTTCACCTTCGTCACCAAGACGCCGCCCGCAGCGGTGCTGCTGATGAAGGCGCTGGGGCTCAAGAAGGGCAGTGGCGAGCCGAACACCAAGAAAGTCGGCACCGTCACCCGCGCCCAGCTCGAGGACATCGCGAAGATCAAGATGCCCGACCTGAACGCGGCCGACCTCGACGCCGCGGTACGGATCATTGCCGGCAGCGCCCGCAGCATGGGCCTGAACGTGGAGGGCCTCTGA
- the rplA gene encoding 50S ribosomal protein L1 has product MARMTKRKKVFAEKVQPGRFYTIDEALDLARELATAKFRESIEVAVNLGVDPRKSDQVVRGSTVLPHGTGKDVRVAVFAQGDNAEKATAAGADIVGFEDLAQKVKGGFLEFDVVIASPDAMRVVGQLGQILGPRGLMPNPKVGTVTPDVATAVKNAKAGQVRYRTDKAGIIHCAIGKADFEPAALKENLGALLADLAKAKPASSKGIYMKKVTVSSTMGPGIAVDQASLSY; this is encoded by the coding sequence ATGGCGCGCATGACCAAGCGTAAGAAAGTATTCGCCGAGAAGGTGCAGCCCGGCCGCTTTTACACCATCGACGAGGCGCTCGATCTGGCGCGTGAGCTGGCCACGGCCAAGTTCCGCGAGTCCATCGAGGTCGCCGTCAACCTCGGCGTCGATCCGCGCAAGTCGGACCAGGTGGTGCGCGGCTCCACGGTGCTGCCGCACGGCACCGGCAAGGACGTGCGCGTGGCCGTGTTCGCCCAGGGCGACAACGCCGAAAAGGCGACCGCCGCCGGCGCCGACATCGTCGGCTTCGAGGACCTGGCGCAGAAGGTGAAGGGCGGCTTCCTCGAGTTCGACGTGGTCATCGCGTCGCCCGACGCCATGCGCGTGGTCGGGCAGCTGGGCCAGATCCTCGGCCCGCGCGGCCTGATGCCGAACCCCAAGGTCGGCACGGTGACGCCGGACGTGGCCACGGCGGTGAAGAACGCCAAGGCCGGCCAGGTGCGTTACCGCACGGACAAGGCCGGCATCATTCACTGCGCCATCGGCAAGGCGGACTTCGAGCCGGCCGCGCTGAAGGAGAACCTCGGCGCGCTGCTCGCGGACTTGGCCAAGGCCAAGCCGGCGTCGTCCAAGGGTATTTACATGAAGAAGGTCACCGTGTCCTCGACCATGGGTCCGGGTATCGCGGTCGACCAGGCTTCGCTCAGTTACTAG
- the rplJ gene encoding 50S ribosomal protein L10, which translates to MALRLEDKKALVAEVKTVAESAHSAVAAEYRGLTVGQMTALRKEAREKGVYLRVVKNTLARLALEGTDFECMKDGLKGPLVLAFSVEDPGSAARVVKAFAKDNDKLVTRIVAIGGQVYPATDLERLASLPTLDQARAMLLGVFQAPASQLVRTLNEPAAQLARLLAARRDQLEAA; encoded by the coding sequence ATGGCACTGAGGCTAGAAGACAAGAAGGCACTTGTCGCCGAAGTGAAGACGGTGGCGGAATCCGCACATTCAGCCGTGGCGGCTGAGTATCGCGGCCTCACCGTCGGCCAGATGACCGCGCTCAGGAAGGAGGCCCGTGAAAAGGGCGTCTACCTGCGCGTGGTCAAGAACACCCTGGCGCGGTTGGCCCTGGAAGGCACGGACTTCGAATGCATGAAGGACGGGCTGAAGGGGCCGCTGGTGCTGGCATTCTCGGTTGAGGATCCCGGTTCCGCCGCGCGGGTGGTCAAGGCCTTCGCGAAAGACAACGACAAGTTGGTGACCCGTATTGTCGCGATCGGCGGGCAGGTATATCCCGCCACCGATCTCGAGCGGCTCGCCAGCCTGCCGACGCTGGACCAGGCCCGGGCAATGCTGCTCGGCGTGTTCCAGGCGCCTGCTTCGCAGCTGGTGCGCACCCTCAACGAGCCCGCCGCGCAGCTCGCGCGGCTGCTCGCTGCGCGGCGCGACCAGCTCG